DNA sequence from the Amycolatopsis sp. Hca4 genome:
CCCGCGGGCCAGCCGGAGCAGGACCTGCAGGCAGCTGGAGTCGCAGTACTCGACCTCGGTCATGTCCACCACGACCCGGGCGGCGCCCGGAGCGGCGACCAGCAGGTCCGCGAGCTTCGTCGAGGCCGCGAAGTCGAACTCGCCGCGCAGGGTGTAGACGCTGGTCTCGCCGGAGTCGTGGGCCTCGAGCGACCAGCCGTCACCCGAGTACCGCTGCCGCGGCCGCGTTGCGTCGGTGGTCATCACAAGCTCCAGGAAGGGATCGGGACACGGGCTGGCCGGCTCAACCCGTTCCCGACGCAATCTACCAGCGCTGTCGACCAGGGGCAGGCCGGTGTCGCCTACTGTCCTTTAAGGACTTTCTCGGCAGGCGCCGTCACCGGCGCCTGCTCCGGCGTCCCCGGCGGCACGACGGCCGTGTTCACGGTGCGGGTCAGCCGCTCGTAGGGGGCCCGGTGCTCGTCGTCGAGCAGCACGGCCAGCGGCGTCCAGACCCCGACGACGAACACCGACGCGGCCAGCGCGACCGGCAGGAGCAGCCGCTCCGGGTGGTTCCCCAGGTCCCAGTGGTCCAGGTCCAGCACCAGCCAGGTGAGCCACAGCGGCGAGAGCAGGACGCCGTTGCGGACCAGCAGCGCGACCGGTCCGGCCCGGCGGCCGCCCCGGCGGGTCACCCGCAGCAGCATCGCGCGCTTGCCCGGGGTCGACCCGGTGACGGCGGGCAGGACCACGAACCACACGAGGCGAGGATGACGACCGGCGTGTCGCGGTGGCTCAGGTCCTCGCCGAACAGCGTCAGCAGGCCGAAGAGGAAACCGAGCAGCGCGGCGAACCCCAGCAGGTCGTGGCCAGCGCGAACAGCCGCCGGGTGAAGGTGACCTTCGCGGCGTAACGGCTCCGCTCGTGCTCGGGCTGCGGCGAGGGGAGCAGCCGCCCGAGCGGTCCGGCCACCAGCCAGCCCACGACGACGCCGGCGGTGTTGAGGATCAGGTCGTCGACGCTGAAGAGCCGGTACGGGCACGGGTAGACGAACCACAGGCCGGTCAGCTGGGTCAGCTCGAAGAACAGCGACAGGCCGAAGCCGATCAGGGTGGCCGGCAGCAGCCGCACCCGCTGGGCGTACCGGAGGTAGAACCCCAGCGGTGCCAGCATCACGACGTTGAGCGCGGTGGTCCACACCGCCGGGTTGTGCAGCAGCGCGGAGGGACCCCAGTGACCGCGGGCCCGCTGGGAGACCACCTCGACGAAGTAGAACGGCCGCAGCTGCGGCGAACTCGCGTAGGTGTGGCCCGCGCAGTAGGACGGGTCGGCGGGCAGCGGCAGCACCGTCTGGGTGGCGATCGCCAGCAGGTAGAACAGGAATGTGTAGAAGACGAAGGTCGGCCACCCGCCGGCGCGGCCGCGGCGGCGGTAGCTGACGAAGGCGGCCGGCAGCATCACGGCCAGCGCGAGGAGGGGGAACAGGAGCAGCGCGGTCCGGACGGGGACCAGGTAGGTGGCGACCACGGAGCCGGTGGTACCCAGCCGCGGGGGCGGCGAAGCGTGCTTCCCCCGGACGGCTGGGAATCACCGGTGGCGACTCACTGCGGCGGCGCGTCCTGCCCGCCGCCGGTCTGCTTGTGGAGGAACTCCTTCGCCTTCTCCGACCCCTGGTCGATCTTGTCGGAGTGCTGGCCGAAGCGCTGCTTGGCGGCCTCGGCGGCCTTGTCGACGCCCTGGTCGGCCTGGTCGGGGTGCTTCCCGAGCGCTTCCTTCGCCTTGTCGAACAGATTCATCGTGGGCCTCCGGTCGGATTCGATCTTGGGACACCCCCGAGGAGAACACCGGGGCCGCGGGGGCGCAACGCTCGTTCCCCTGCGCCGGGGATTTCCGGTGTTCCTGCGGGTGAACGGCCCGGCCGGCGGTTTCGGTGCGGCCGTGCCCGGGTACGGCCGATTCCCTTCGGGTGCCCGGTCGGCGCGGAACCGGCGCTGCTGCACGAAACGCCCACGCGACACAAGGGCGGGGCGACGCCGTCACCGGAACTCCGGGAGCACCTCCGGTCCCCGGCGGGTGGCGCGTGAACCGCGCGCCTCCGCGGCCCGTATATGTGGTGACGATCGCCGCCCCGCCGCACGGGCCGGCGGCCACCGTGCACCACGACGTGAGGCTCGCCATGGTTGGAAACACCGGTCTGCCGCTGGTGCGGCTCGTCCGCCGCCGCACCCCGGTCACCGGGGCCGCGCTGCCCGACTTCGGGCTGCCCCGGCCCGGACGGGGCCA
Encoded proteins:
- a CDS encoding STAS domain-containing protein encodes the protein MTTDATRPRQRYSGDGWSLEAHDSGETSVYTLRGEFDFAASTKLADLLVAAPGAARVVVDMTEVEYCDSSCLQVLLRLARGLHAAGGRFAVVSAVPAVTRPIGLLRLGDVLPVHPTHEAVADAWGAA
- a CDS encoding RDD family protein, with amino-acid sequence MWFVVLPAVTGSTPGKRAMLLRVTRRGGRRAGPVALLVRNGVLLSPLWLTWLVLDLDHWDLGNHPERLLLPVALAASVFVVGVWTPLAVLLDDEHRAPYERLTRTVNTAVVPPGTPEQAPVTAPAEKVLKGQ
- a CDS encoding VanZ family protein gives rise to the protein MVATYLVPVRTALLLFPLLALAVMLPAAFVSYRRRGRAGGWPTFVFYTFLFYLLAIATQTVLPLPADPSYCAGHTYASSPQLRPFYFVEVVSQRARGHWGPSALLHNPAVWTTALNVVMLAPLGFYLRYAQRVRLLPATLIGFGLSLFFELTQLTGLWFVYPCPYRLFSVDDLILNTAGVVVGWLVAGPLGRLLPSPQPEHERSRYAAKVTFTRRLFALATTCWGSPRCSVSSSAC
- a CDS encoding antitoxin, encoding MNLFDKAKEALGKHPDQADQGVDKAAEAAKQRFGQHSDKIDQGSEKAKEFLHKQTGGGQDAPPQ